In Aminobacterium sp. MB27-C1, a single genomic region encodes these proteins:
- a CDS encoding aminotransferase class I/II-fold pyridoxal phosphate-dependent enzyme — MEDFVSGKWGISPTVREAIIKTLDATNSEEKGKKVSLKKTLSELLGVSPQEIVLSYGMKGILHPVLRMLENKGATEAYFLCPYEKNGIISECFKERGFNIIEISYGKALEQNLNIFSESCPGTGKIVVVSNPNCFTGHTLSQSELRELFFCLERAGAFLICDERSADMVPSLLFSGGSGVFHQTGKALILRNFSAFYGLKNLDISYGLLSRPLAKQFSYYADVSTISMLAEEATVAALREKEWYGKLRENINASKSRLIEGLRELGLETRGSDTDVITFQTPHAELIYYLLLEEGIRITNGSDFGIPDHLKISVCQPHQNELFLSALNKVMKKIGFDYQG; from the coding sequence GTGGAGGATTTCGTATCTGGAAAATGGGGAATTTCCCCGACCGTACGGGAGGCTATTATAAAAACCCTGGACGCAACTAATAGCGAGGAAAAGGGGAAAAAAGTCTCTCTTAAAAAGACTCTTTCAGAGCTGTTGGGTGTTTCTCCACAAGAAATAGTATTAAGTTACGGGATGAAAGGGATTCTTCATCCCGTTTTACGTATGCTAGAAAATAAGGGCGCTACAGAAGCATATTTCTTATGCCCTTACGAAAAAAATGGCATTATTTCAGAATGTTTCAAAGAACGCGGGTTTAATATCATTGAAATTTCTTACGGGAAAGCTCTAGAGCAAAACTTAAATATTTTTTCCGAATCATGTCCTGGAACTGGAAAAATTGTTGTCGTGAGTAATCCTAATTGCTTTACAGGACATACTTTATCTCAAAGTGAGCTTCGGGAATTATTTTTTTGTTTAGAGAGGGCCGGAGCATTTCTTATCTGCGATGAACGTAGCGCAGACATGGTTCCTTCTTTATTGTTCTCAGGAGGCAGTGGAGTATTCCATCAAACAGGGAAAGCTCTGATCTTACGTAATTTCTCTGCATTTTATGGTCTGAAAAATCTAGACATCTCATATGGATTACTTTCTCGTCCTCTTGCTAAGCAATTTAGTTATTACGCTGATGTTTCCACTATTAGCATGCTTGCTGAAGAAGCTACTGTAGCAGCTCTCAGAGAGAAAGAGTGGTATGGGAAACTCAGAGAAAATATAAATGCATCTAAAAGTCGGTTGATAGAGGGGTTGCGTGAATTAGGTCTTGAAACACGAGGGAGTGACACCGATGTCATTACATTCCAGACACCTCACGCAGAGCTTATTTACTATTTGCTTCTTGAAGAAGGCATACGCATTACAAACGGCTCAGATTTTGGCATTCCCGATCATTTGAAGATATCGGTGTGCCAACCTCATCAAAACGAATTATTTTTATCGGCATTAAATAAGGTGATGAAGAAAATTGGATTCGACTATCAGGGATAA